A genomic region of Campylobacter corcagiensis contains the following coding sequences:
- the miaA gene encoding tRNA (adenosine(37)-N6)-dimethylallyltransferase MiaA: MFKEFGILGPTASGKSDLALNLALGFNGVILSLDALSVYKEIDIASAKPSKNDLKSVKHFGVNLVCPNEHFSVGDFINEYKKAKEFAFTNDKILIITGGTGFYLKAMMSGLSPKIEDVKTNLSNFEIYELSLKVDPEFAAKFSKNDSYRLLKWYSIYKITGEIPTIFLRENRSEPIIKNLKIFEILSPPEVLNPRIITRTKNMIKSGLMNEAKYLFNKYGYECKALNSVGLKECGEVLSGKISKDNLENLIQTHTIQLAKRQRTFFRSQFKDKISAPIKDLKGEISKFISGF; encoded by the coding sequence ATGTTTAAAGAGTTTGGAATTTTAGGACCTACTGCTAGCGGAAAGAGCGATTTGGCTCTAAATTTGGCTTTAGGATTTAATGGTGTTATTTTAAGTCTTGATGCTTTATCTGTTTATAAAGAGATAGACATAGCAAGTGCTAAACCAAGTAAAAATGATCTTAAAAGCGTGAAACATTTTGGTGTAAATTTAGTCTGTCCAAATGAGCATTTTAGCGTTGGAGATTTTATAAATGAGTATAAGAAAGCTAAAGAATTTGCTTTTACTAACGATAAAATTTTAATCATAACTGGCGGAACTGGGTTTTATCTAAAAGCTATGATGAGTGGGCTAAGCCCTAAAATCGAAGATGTTAAAACAAATCTTAGTAATTTTGAAATTTATGAGCTTTCTTTAAAAGTAGATCCTGAATTTGCGGCTAAATTTAGTAAAAACGACAGCTATAGGCTTTTAAAATGGTATAGCATTTATAAAATTACAGGAGAAATTCCAACTATTTTTTTAAGAGAAAATAGAAGCGAGCCAATCATAAAAAATCTAAAAATTTTTGAAATTTTATCCCCGCCTGAAGTTTTAAATCCTAGAATTATTACTAGGACTAAAAATATGATAAAAAGTGGGTTAATGAACGAAGCAAAGTATCTATTTAATAAATACGGCTATGAGTGTAAAGCCCTAAATTCCGTAGGTCTTAAGGAGTGTGGAGAGGTTTTAAGTGGTAAAATTTCAAAAGATAACCTAGAAAATTTAATCCAAACCCACACAATCCAACTCGCAAAACGCCAAAGAACATTTTTCCGTTCGCAGTTTAAAGATAAAATTTCAGCCCCAATTAAAGATTTAAAAGGTGAAATTTCTAAATTTATATCTGGCTTTTAA
- the mqnP gene encoding menaquinone biosynthesis prenyltransferase MqnP, with the protein MEKFKQILLDINELIVFKHSVFALPFIMTAMIVASSIKNGSMWFGFRLLFLGVICAVSARSFAMAFNRFMDEDIDRPNPRCANRPSVDGRIGRLNLILFILFCALVFIATTYFINDLAFYLSVPILVVLGGYSIFKRFCSIAHLVLGFCLGLAPIAGAIAVTQSIPMWSVLLCFGVMFWTAGFDVLYSLQDMEYDKSAGLFSIPSRYGEDASMFISALFHTIAVIFWLFFCWGAGLGIWAYVGVIISGIILLAEHKIVRKDFSKIDRAFFTLNGYLSFVFFCFIWLDLFL; encoded by the coding sequence ATGGAAAAGTTTAAACAAATTTTATTAGATATTAACGAACTTATTGTCTTTAAGCACTCAGTTTTTGCGTTGCCATTTATTATGACAGCGATGATCGTTGCTTCAAGCATAAAAAATGGTAGTATGTGGTTTGGTTTTAGGCTTTTGTTTTTAGGTGTGATATGTGCTGTTAGTGCTAGAAGTTTTGCTATGGCGTTTAACCGTTTTATGGATGAAGATATTGATCGTCCAAACCCACGCTGTGCAAATCGCCCGAGTGTGGACGGAAGGATAGGAAGGCTAAATTTAATACTTTTTATTTTGTTTTGTGCTTTGGTTTTTATAGCAACAACTTACTTTATAAATGATTTGGCGTTTTATTTAAGTGTGCCTATTTTGGTTGTTCTTGGTGGATACTCTATATTTAAAAGATTTTGTAGTATTGCACATTTAGTCCTTGGTTTTTGCCTTGGATTAGCACCGATAGCTGGAGCTATTGCTGTAACGCAAAGCATTCCTATGTGGTCAGTTTTACTGTGTTTTGGGGTTATGTTTTGGACTGCTGGGTTTGATGTTTTATACTCACTTCAGGATATGGAGTATGACAAAAGTGCAGGGCTTTTTAGTATACCATCAAGATATGGCGAAGATGCTTCGATGTTTATATCGGCACTTTTTCATACTATTGCTGTGATATTTTGGCTGTTTTTTTGCTGGGGAGCAGGGCTTGGTATTTGGGCTTATGTTGGAGTGATAATCTCAGGGATTATCTTATTAGCAGAACATAAAATCGTAAGAAAAGATTTTAGTAAGATAGATAGAGCTTTTTTTACATTAAATGGCTATCTAAGCTTTGTGTTTTTCTGTTTTATATGGTTAGATTTATTTTTATAA
- the moaA gene encoding GTP 3',8-cyclase MoaA, giving the protein MLIDGHGRRVDYLRISVTERCNFRCRYCMPTTPFEWVSHSEILTYEEMFEFVKVCIDEGVKKIRITGGEPLVRKGTPEFIKMISSYAPDIDLAMTTNGYFLDKFAKELKDSGLKRVNISLDTLNPKKAEYISQKDIFDKVMAGINKALEVGLKVKLNSVILKGINDNEIIDLLEFARKKGAMIRYIEFMENTHAYGELKGLKKDEILGIISKKYSIKELGKALNSPASIFEIDGGYKFGIIDPHKHDFCESCNRLRMSASGVLIPCLYYDEGQSIKGALRDGDIKKATEILRDVLKNKPEKNRWEHNMADSNISARAFYQTGG; this is encoded by the coding sequence ATGTTAATAGATGGACATGGTAGAAGAGTTGATTATTTAAGAATTTCAGTAACTGAAAGATGTAATTTTAGGTGTCGTTACTGTATGCCTACAACCCCATTTGAGTGGGTATCGCATAGTGAGATTTTAACATATGAAGAGATGTTTGAATTTGTTAAAGTTTGCATCGATGAAGGGGTAAAAAAGATAAGAATAACAGGTGGCGAACCACTCGTTAGAAAAGGTACACCAGAATTTATAAAAATGATAAGTTCTTACGCACCTGATATTGATTTAGCAATGACCACAAATGGCTATTTTTTAGATAAATTTGCTAAAGAGTTAAAAGATAGTGGGTTAAAAAGAGTAAATATCTCACTTGATACTTTAAATCCTAAAAAGGCTGAGTATATATCTCAAAAAGATATCTTTGATAAGGTTATGGCAGGGATTAACAAAGCTTTAGAAGTTGGGCTTAAAGTCAAGCTAAATAGCGTTATACTTAAAGGCATAAACGATAATGAAATAATAGATCTTTTAGAATTTGCTAGAAAAAAAGGTGCAATGATAAGGTATATTGAATTTATGGAAAATACTCATGCTTATGGCGAGTTAAAAGGGCTAAAAAAGGATGAAATTTTGGGCATTATCTCAAAAAAGTACTCCATAAAAGAGCTTGGAAAAGCTTTAAATTCACCAGCTTCTATCTTTGAGATAGATGGTGGGTATAAATTTGGTATCATCGATCCACATAAACATGATTTTTGTGAAAGTTGCAACCGCCTTAGAATGAGTGCTAGTGGGGTTTTGATTCCTTGTTTGTATTATGATGAAGGTCAAAGCATAAAAGGTGCATTAAGAGATGGTGATATCAAAAAAGCTACTGAAATTTTAAGAGATGTGCTTAAAAATAAGCCTGAGAAAAACCGCTGGGAGCATAATATGGCAGATTCTAACATCTCAGCTAGAGCGTTTTATCAAACTGGCGGATGA
- a CDS encoding 7-carboxy-7-deazaguanine synthase QueE, with protein sequence MRLVECFYSIQGEGKYAGKAAVFFRFAGCNLECKGFGCELKSPKTGEILKGCDTIKAVKFSHFKTEAIKSAKFLMSKFKTLNFKSKPIVVITGGEPLIHHKDSVFLEFLGEILKQNFEVHFETNGTILVDFEKFSIYKNCTFCISPKLENSGEEKSKRLNFKALKAIKENSKDSFYKFVVDLNLKKDEIFEILDEVSNEVYIMPQGATKDELEKNAKFAFEFALENGFNYSDRLHIRIYNDKDGV encoded by the coding sequence TTGCGTTTGGTTGAGTGTTTTTACTCCATTCAAGGCGAGGGAAAATACGCTGGTAAAGCGGCTGTTTTTTTCCGTTTTGCTGGGTGTAATTTAGAGTGCAAGGGCTTTGGCTGTGAGTTAAAATCTCCAAAAACAGGAGAAATTTTAAAAGGCTGCGATACGATAAAGGCTGTGAAATTTAGTCATTTTAAAACTGAAGCTATAAAAAGTGCTAAATTTTTAATGTCAAAATTTAAAACTTTAAATTTTAAATCTAAACCAATAGTTGTTATCACAGGTGGAGAGCCACTTATCCACCATAAAGACAGCGTTTTTTTGGAGTTTTTGGGTGAAATTTTAAAGCAAAATTTTGAGGTTCATTTTGAAACAAATGGAACGATTTTAGTTGATTTTGAGAAATTTAGTATCTATAAAAACTGCACTTTTTGCATAAGCCCAAAGCTTGAAAATTCAGGCGAAGAAAAAAGCAAAAGGCTAAATTTCAAAGCCCTTAAAGCTATAAAAGAAAACTCAAAAGATAGCTTTTATAAATTTGTAGTTGATTTAAATTTAAAAAAAGATGAGATTTTTGAAATTTTAGATGAGGTTTCAAACGAAGTTTATATAATGCCACAAGGTGCGACAAAAGATGAGCTTGAAAAAAACGCTAAATTTGCTTTTGAATTTGCGTTAGAAAATGGCTTTAATTATAGCGATAGATTACATATTAGGATTTATAATGACAAAGATGGTGTATAG
- a CDS encoding 6-pyruvoyl trahydropterin synthase family protein — protein sequence MIIRKMYKFENAHIVRDCSSRRCKTSIHGHSYRCEVLLSSNFLDNAGMVYDFGLMKFGIKTLIDSFDHATTIYSGDSSEYKNDIKKHSLRWVELPYNPSAEQFCRIFFVMIDKLLNLSDMANGEKEVKLHSIIVHETDTGYAQCFRDDAYNENMGVINLKDIKFSDEIVKEWQDQKLFEKLINGERFKARSEC from the coding sequence ATGATAATAAGAAAAATGTATAAATTTGAAAACGCTCACATCGTAAGAGATTGTAGCTCAAGGCGTTGTAAAACAAGCATTCACGGGCACTCTTACAGGTGCGAGGTGCTTTTGAGTTCAAATTTTTTAGATAACGCTGGTATGGTTTATGATTTTGGGCTTATGAAATTTGGTATAAAAACTTTGATTGATAGTTTTGATCATGCTACGACGATTTATAGTGGTGATAGTAGTGAGTATAAAAACGATATTAAAAAGCACTCACTTCGCTGGGTAGAGCTGCCTTATAATCCAAGTGCTGAACAGTTTTGTAGGATATTTTTTGTGATGATTGATAAACTTCTTAATCTTAGCGATATGGCAAATGGTGAAAAAGAGGTAAAACTTCATAGTATTATCGTTCATGAAACAGATACGGGATATGCACAGTGCTTTAGAGATGATGCTTATAATGAAAATATGGGAGTTATAAATTTAAAAGATATCAAATTTAGTGATGAGATAGTAAAAGAGTGGCAAGATCAAAAACTGTTTGAAAAGCTAATAAATGGTGAAAGATTTAAAGCAAGGAGCGAGTGTTAA
- a CDS encoding 16S rRNA (uracil(1498)-N(3))-methyltransferase produces MVFLYSKDCGDESLIIDGEQFKHLKARRLSVGDRQDVRNLKDGYNYIYEIKSMDRKSANLDLVFKSSSYDFASDITIAWAVVEASVVEKTLPCLNELGVKKLCLVYSEFSQRDTKFSTERLKRILINSSQQCGRNSIMDIEIFENIKNFKAKFNNICLVDFEGENLNNAKVDEVLFIGPEGGFSKREKSEFKSYSLGLKSILRSNTAIIATASKMILF; encoded by the coding sequence GTGGTTTTTTTATACTCAAAAGATTGTGGCGATGAGAGCTTAATAATAGATGGCGAGCAGTTTAAGCATCTAAAAGCAAGAAGGCTTAGCGTTGGCGATAGACAAGATGTTAGAAATTTAAAAGATGGATATAACTATATCTATGAGATAAAAAGCATGGATAGAAAAAGTGCAAATTTAGATCTTGTTTTTAAAAGTTCATCTTATGATTTTGCTAGCGATATCACCATAGCATGGGCAGTTGTAGAGGCTAGCGTGGTAGAAAAAACCCTGCCTTGCCTAAACGAGCTTGGAGTTAAGAAGCTATGTTTGGTTTATAGTGAATTTTCTCAAAGGGACACTAAATTTAGCACAGAAAGGCTAAAAAGAATTCTTATAAACTCATCACAACAGTGCGGGCGAAATTCTATAATGGATATAGAAATTTTTGAAAATATTAAAAATTTTAAAGCTAAATTTAATAATATTTGTTTAGTTGATTTTGAAGGTGAAAATTTAAATAACGCTAAAGTAGATGAAGTGCTATTTATAGGACCTGAAGGTGGGTTTTCAAAGAGAGAAAAAAGCGAGTTTAAAAGTTATAGTTTAGGTTTAAAAAGCATACTTCGTTCAAACACAGCTATTATTGCTACTGCTAGTAAGATGATTTTGTTTTAA
- the rpmE gene encoding 50S ribosomal protein L31 — translation MKKEIHPEYVDCTVTCACGNTFQTKSNQSELRVDICSECHPFFTGSEKIVDSAGRVEKFKKKYGMK, via the coding sequence ATGAAAAAAGAGATTCATCCAGAATATGTTGATTGCACTGTAACTTGTGCTTGCGGAAACACTTTTCAAACAAAATCAAACCAGAGTGAACTTAGAGTTGATATCTGTTCAGAGTGTCATCCATTTTTCACAGGTAGTGAGAAAATCGTTGACTCAGCAGGTAGAGTAGAGAAATTTAAGAAAAAGTATGGAATGAAATAA
- the rsmI gene encoding 16S rRNA (cytidine(1402)-2'-O)-methyltransferase, whose protein sequence is MLYLLPTPIGNLSDVSFHSLEILKICEIILCEDTRVSKKLLNLLENRFELNFADKEFVSVHSHNEEKITTEISDILRDKICVYMSDAGMPCISDPGVYLVRHAQNLGIAYEVISGSNATLLAAAASGIVKKEFVFLSFLPNTGKERTKAIENALNLAYPAIIYESPKRILSLIEAIRDLDENRQIFLIKEATKKFEKKFWGKVKDVANALKDENLSGEWSVVIDKNPANSQEKISLDDINNLDIPPKQKAKLIAKITGDSVKDIYNILTK, encoded by the coding sequence TTGCTTTACCTTCTTCCTACACCAATAGGAAATTTATCTGATGTATCCTTTCACTCACTAGAAATTCTTAAAATTTGCGAAATTATACTGTGCGAGGATACAAGAGTTAGTAAAAAACTCCTAAATTTACTAGAAAACAGATTTGAGCTAAATTTTGCTGATAAAGAATTTGTCAGCGTTCACTCTCACAATGAAGAAAAAATCACAACTGAAATTTCAGATATTTTAAGAGATAAAATTTGTGTTTATATGAGCGATGCAGGTATGCCTTGTATAAGCGACCCTGGCGTTTATCTTGTAAGACACGCTCAAAATTTAGGCATTGCTTATGAAGTCATAAGCGGTTCAAACGCTACTTTGTTAGCAGCAGCTGCTAGTGGGATAGTTAAAAAAGAGTTTGTGTTTTTAAGTTTTTTACCAAATACTGGAAAAGAGCGAACAAAAGCAATAGAAAACGCCCTAAATTTAGCATATCCTGCGATAATTTATGAGTCTCCAAAGAGAATTTTATCACTTATAGAAGCTATTAGAGATTTAGATGAAAACCGCCAAATTTTTCTCATTAAAGAAGCAACAAAGAAATTTGAGAAAAAATTTTGGGGCAAAGTAAAAGATGTAGCAAATGCTTTAAAAGATGAGAATTTAAGTGGCGAGTGGAGCGTTGTGATTGATAAAAATCCAGCTAATTCTCAAGAAAAAATCTCACTTGATGACATAAATAATCTTGATATTCCACCAAAACAAAAGGCAAAACTTATTGCCAAAATCACAGGTGATAGTGTTAAAGATATCTACAATATCCTTACAAAATAA
- the rlmB gene encoding 23S rRNA (guanosine(2251)-2'-O)-methyltransferase RlmB: MIIYGKQLFLHLLKHHKDKFEKIYLAKELDKPLFKEISKLNLDIIKVDPKKAQALAKGGNHQGFLAEVKEFEFSDFKSLKNFNSLVVLYGLSDVGNIGAILRTAYALGVEGVIVVAKNLRMEGIIRSSSAAAFEIPIAMHCDGLTLLNELKQAGFTTYVADAGGENINNIKFSQKKALILGSEGDGVPQKAISKCDKTVAIGMKNSWDSLNVSAAFAIICYRMMNE; this comes from the coding sequence ATGATTATTTATGGAAAACAACTATTTTTACATTTACTAAAGCACCATAAGGATAAATTTGAAAAAATCTATCTTGCTAAAGAGCTTGATAAGCCTTTGTTTAAGGAGATTTCAAAGCTAAATTTAGATATTATCAAGGTTGATCCTAAAAAAGCACAAGCTTTAGCAAAAGGTGGAAATCATCAAGGCTTTTTAGCTGAAGTTAAAGAATTTGAGTTTAGTGATTTTAAAAGTTTAAAAAATTTTAACTCACTTGTGGTTTTGTATGGTCTTAGCGATGTTGGAAATATCGGAGCTATTTTAAGAACTGCTTACGCTTTAGGTGTAGAAGGCGTTATTGTTGTTGCCAAGAATTTACGCATGGAGGGTATAATTCGCTCAAGCTCTGCAGCGGCTTTTGAGATACCTATTGCCATGCATTGTGATGGTTTGACGCTGCTAAATGAGCTAAAACAAGCTGGTTTTACAACATATGTAGCAGATGCTGGTGGTGAAAATATAAATAATATAAAATTTAGTCAAAAAAAGGCTTTAATACTAGGCAGTGAAGGCGATGGAGTTCCACAAAAGGCGATTAGTAAGTGTGACAAAACAGTCGCTATTGGGATGAAAAATAGCTGGGATAGTTTAAATGTAAGTGCAGCTTTTGCGATAATTTGTTATAGGATGATGAATGAGTGA
- a CDS encoding LL-diaminopimelate aminotransferase, which produces MFDEIRFNTIERLPNYIFAEINALKLQARRNGEDIIDFSMGNPDGRTPEHIVDKLCESAKKDKTHGYSVSQGIYKLRLACANWYKRTYNVELDPETEVVATMGSKEGFVHLATAIINPGDVAVVPDPAYPIHTQAFIIAGGNVVKMPLKYQDDFWLDEDAFFADLEQTFKDSIPKPKYVVVNFPHNPTTVVVNKSFYEKLVSMAKKERFYIISDIAYAELTFGDYKTPSIFEVDGAKDVAVESYTLSKTYNMAGWRVGFICGNKKLVSALKKIKSWFDYGMFTPIQVAATIALDGPQDCILENRAKYAKRKDVLIEAFENSGWSLTSPIASMFIWAKIPKDLQHLGSLEFSKQLLTKAHVAVSPGAGFGSAGDKHVRIALIENENRIRQAARNIKAYLKEAK; this is translated from the coding sequence ATGTTTGATGAGATTAGATTTAACACAATAGAGCGTCTTCCTAACTATATTTTTGCTGAGATAAATGCACTTAAATTGCAAGCAAGAAGAAATGGCGAGGATATTATAGATTTTTCTATGGGTAACCCAGATGGCAGAACGCCTGAGCATATTGTAGATAAGCTTTGTGAAAGTGCTAAAAAAGATAAAACTCATGGATACAGTGTATCTCAAGGAATTTATAAATTAAGACTTGCTTGTGCAAATTGGTACAAAAGAACCTATAATGTTGAGCTTGATCCAGAAACAGAAGTTGTAGCAACTATGGGAAGTAAAGAGGGCTTTGTACATCTAGCAACGGCTATTATAAATCCAGGCGATGTTGCAGTTGTGCCCGATCCAGCCTACCCGATACATACTCAAGCTTTTATTATAGCGGGCGGAAATGTTGTTAAAATGCCTTTAAAATATCAAGATGATTTTTGGCTTGATGAAGATGCGTTTTTTGCTGATTTAGAACAAACTTTTAAAGATAGCATACCAAAACCAAAGTATGTAGTAGTAAATTTTCCACATAATCCAACCACAGTTGTTGTAAATAAAAGCTTTTATGAAAAGCTAGTATCTATGGCTAAAAAAGAGAGATTTTATATAATTAGCGATATTGCTTATGCTGAGCTTACTTTTGGAGATTATAAAACTCCATCTATATTTGAAGTAGATGGTGCAAAAGATGTAGCCGTAGAGTCATATACTCTATCAAAAACTTACAATATGGCTGGTTGGAGAGTTGGCTTTATATGTGGAAACAAAAAGCTTGTAAGTGCCCTTAAAAAGATAAAGTCATGGTTTGATTATGGTATGTTTACGCCTATTCAAGTTGCAGCAACAATAGCTCTTGATGGACCACAAGATTGCATCTTAGAAAATAGAGCCAAATATGCAAAGAGAAAAGATGTACTGATTGAGGCATTTGAAAATAGCGGTTGGAGTTTAACTTCTCCAATTGCGTCAATGTTTATTTGGGCTAAAATTCCTAAAGATTTGCAGCATTTAGGAAGTTTAGAATTTTCCAAACAGCTATTAACAAAGGCTCATGTTGCAGTTAGTCCTGGCGCTGGATTTGGTTCAGCGGGTGATAAACACGTAAGAATTGCTCTTATAGAAAATGAAAATCGTATCCGTCAAGCTGCTAGAAATATTAAAGCTTATCTAAAAGAGGCTAAGTGA
- a CDS encoding homoserine dehydrogenase — translation MRVAILGVGTVGASVANILQKNAGIISARAGEKIEPVVGVVRDLSRDRGVSIPLTDDLQSVLDRDDIDVYVELMGGVDSAFAAVSKVLKKGKSVVTANKAMLAYHRYALEKLAKDSSFGFEASVGGGIPIIKALKEGLSANHIKKIVGILNGTSNYILTQMMDTNADFHEALKKAQDLGYAEADPTFDIEGQDAAHKLLVLSSIAYGTHGNPEDILIKGITKISSEDIFFAKDFEYVIKLLAIAKVNGDKAELRVHPALIDKDNILAKVGGVMNGISVFGDALGESMYYGPGAGGDATASAVIADLIDITRGNKNPMLGYNSPVNALKLLPISDIRTKYYLRVKVEDRVGVLAKITNVMSENSISIDSFLQKPRNKEEKYTTLFFTTHTCKESDVKRVMDILERTEFVVNRPFMIRIES, via the coding sequence GTGAGAGTAGCTATTTTAGGTGTAGGTACAGTTGGAGCTTCAGTAGCAAATATACTACAAAAAAATGCCGGTATTATCTCAGCAAGAGCCGGAGAAAAAATAGAGCCAGTTGTTGGTGTTGTAAGAGATCTTAGCAGGGATAGAGGTGTTAGTATTCCTTTAACAGATGATTTACAAAGCGTTCTAGATAGAGATGATATTGATGTCTATGTAGAGCTTATGGGAGGCGTTGATAGTGCATTTGCTGCTGTTAGTAAGGTGCTTAAAAAAGGAAAATCTGTTGTAACTGCAAACAAAGCTATGCTTGCATATCACCGTTATGCTTTAGAAAAACTTGCAAAAGATAGTAGTTTTGGGTTTGAAGCAAGTGTTGGTGGTGGAATTCCAATCATTAAAGCTTTAAAAGAGGGTTTAAGTGCAAACCATATAAAAAAAATCGTTGGAATTTTAAATGGAACTAGTAATTATATACTAACTCAAATGATGGATACAAATGCAGATTTTCATGAGGCTTTAAAAAAAGCTCAAGATTTAGGCTATGCAGAAGCAGATCCAACTTTTGATATTGAGGGGCAAGATGCAGCTCATAAGCTTTTAGTTCTTAGTTCTATAGCATATGGAACTCATGGTAATCCAGAAGATATTTTAATTAAAGGAATAACTAAAATTTCAAGTGAAGATATATTTTTCGCAAAAGATTTTGAGTATGTTATAAAGCTTTTAGCAATTGCAAAAGTAAATGGCGATAAAGCAGAACTTAGAGTTCATCCAGCTCTTATTGATAAAGATAATATCTTAGCTAAAGTTGGCGGTGTTATGAATGGCATTAGCGTTTTTGGCGATGCGTTAGGTGAGAGTATGTATTATGGTCCTGGTGCTGGAGGAGATGCGACTGCAAGTGCTGTGATAGCTGATCTTATAGATATTACGCGTGGAAACAAAAACCCAATGCTTGGTTATAATAGTCCAGTTAATGCACTTAAACTTTTGCCAATTAGCGATATAAGAACTAAATACTATCTAAGAGTTAAAGTTGAAGATAGAGTAGGGGTTTTAGCTAAAATCACAAATGTAATGAGTGAAAATTCCATCTCTATTGATAGTTTTTTACAAAAACCAAGAAACAAAGAAGAAAAATATACAACATTATTTTTTACAACACATACTTGTAAAGAAAGTGATGTAAAAAGAGTTATGGATATACTTGAGCGTACTGAATTTGTCGTAAATAGACCGTTTATGATAAGGATAGAAAGCTGA
- a CDS encoding YraN family protein: protein MSLKSYIFGFKAEDKAVKFLKNSGFEIVERNFHSKFGEIDIIAKNGEILHFIEVKATNGEYEAIYRVTPLKLEKLLKTIRFYLMKNSKDELFQLDVLIVDKSGIRLVENITS, encoded by the coding sequence CTGAGTTTAAAAAGCTATATTTTTGGGTTTAAGGCTGAAGATAAGGCAGTTAAATTTTTAAAAAATAGTGGCTTTGAGATAGTTGAGCGAAATTTTCACTCTAAATTTGGCGAGATAGACATCATCGCTAAAAATGGTGAAATTTTACACTTTATCGAGGTTAAAGCAACTAATGGCGAGTACGAGGCGATTTATAGAGTTACACCTTTAAAGCTAGAAAAGCTTTTGAAAACAATAAGGTTTTATCTTATGAAAAATAGCAAAGATGAGCTTTTTCAGCTTGATGTTTTGATTGTAGATAAAAGCGGTATAAGACTGGTTGAGAACATAACTAGTTGA
- the trxA gene encoding thioredoxin, producing MSKYIELTSANFADAKSGVSLVDFWAPWCGPCRMLAPVINELAQEFEGKAKICKVNTDEEQDLAVEYGVRSIPTMIFLKDGEVKDTLVGAQSKQVIADKLNSLL from the coding sequence ATGTCAAAATACATAGAGTTAACATCAGCAAATTTTGCTGATGCAAAAAGTGGCGTTAGTTTAGTGGATTTTTGGGCTCCATGGTGCGGACCTTGCAGAATGCTTGCTCCAGTAATTAATGAGCTTGCCCAGGAATTTGAAGGCAAAGCAAAAATTTGTAAAGTAAATACAGATGAAGAGCAAGATTTAGCAGTTGAGTATGGTGTAAGAAGTATTCCAACTATGATATTTCTTAAAGATGGCGAAGTAAAAGATACTTTAGTAGGTGCTCAATCAAAGCAAGTTATCGCAGATAAATTAAATTCTCTTCTATAA